From a single Aliarcobacter faecis genomic region:
- a CDS encoding DUF2116 family Zn-ribbon domain-containing protein, which produces MSNCPYCGKKIPMSKAFCSKSCKENYFQMVAIQIPQPFLKRIFIFCTLEQREIEIENFAKRHNWNQELVKKKIEEESIKFGYENN; this is translated from the coding sequence ATGTCAAATTGTCCTTACTGTGGAAAAAAAATCCCTATGAGTAAAGCTTTTTGTTCTAAAAGTTGTAAAGAAAACTATTTTCAAATGGTTGCAATACAAATTCCTCAACCATTTTTAAAAAGAATATTTATATTTTGTACTTTGGAACAAAGAGAGATAGAGATTGAGAATTTTGCCAAAAGACATAATTGGAATCAGGAACTTGTTAAAAAGAAAATTGAGGAAGAATCAATTAAATTTGGCTATGAAAATAACTAA
- a CDS encoding 6-pyruvoyl trahydropterin synthase family protein gives MIIRKKFKFEGAHIVRNCSTKRCKTSIHGHSYKVEVFFTSNKLDNGFMILDFGLTKKHIKNIIDSFDHAYSLWVEESNEFKEFFKTNSQRWIEMPVSPSAEAYSLMFLKFIDHILKNTIFSNGEGNIQVTSVRVHETKTGYAEAFREDMDLIELDIRKVVFSDEVINEWKNKDELLKILSIEK, from the coding sequence GTGATTATAAGAAAGAAGTTTAAATTTGAAGGCGCACACATAGTAAGAAACTGTTCAACAAAAAGATGTAAAACATCAATTCATGGACATTCATATAAAGTTGAAGTTTTTTTCACTTCTAATAAATTAGATAATGGATTTATGATTTTAGATTTTGGATTGACAAAAAAACATATTAAAAATATTATAGATTCATTTGATCATGCTTACTCTTTATGGGTAGAAGAATCAAATGAATTTAAGGAGTTTTTCAAAACAAATTCACAGCGTTGGATAGAAATGCCAGTATCACCAAGTGCAGAAGCATATAGTTTAATGTTTCTGAAATTTATTGATCATATCTTAAAAAATACAATATTTTCTAATGGAGAAGGAAATATTCAAGTAACATCTGTACGAGTACATGAAACAAAAACAGGCTATGCAGAAGCTTTTAGAGAAGATATGGATTTAATAGAATTAGATATAAGAAAAGTTGTCTTTTCAGATGAAGTTATTAACGAATGGAAAAATAAAGACGAATTACTAAAAATATTATCTATAGAAAAATAA
- a CDS encoding tRNA(His) guanylyltransferase Thg1 family protein: MLLQNELTELDTYFKDIENKSLSIVQVPENKYLCIRIDGFKATRNFLKDILVNEEFNNNLNSSYKKFFQSFKKYFGKDKQSSIICSFIVNDEVSIILNKNLDNDGNRVMKVSTLISSFFGSHMTQSYEDKNIFFDARPLILEENEISQYIRYRFLISKRYAYWKVLRLNKYHNVYEDEIKKNIDNSIQAVEEINKNEDVDKILSTFKFLVTDAKEDPKFSENPKKNKKYLLNDIHTIIMNYLNYSNKT; this comes from the coding sequence ATGTTATTGCAAAATGAATTAACAGAATTAGACACTTATTTTAAAGATATAGAAAATAAATCATTATCTATTGTACAAGTTCCTGAAAATAAATATTTATGTATTAGAATAGATGGATTTAAGGCTACTAGGAATTTTTTAAAAGATATATTAGTAAATGAAGAATTCAATAATAATTTAAATAGTTCATATAAGAAATTTTTTCAATCTTTTAAAAAATACTTTGGAAAAGATAAACAGTCTTCAATTATTTGTAGTTTTATTGTAAATGATGAAGTTTCAATAATATTAAATAAAAATCTTGATAATGATGGCAATAGAGTTATGAAAGTATCCACTTTAATATCTAGCTTCTTTGGAAGTCATATGACACAAAGCTATGAAGATAAAAATATATTTTTTGATGCAAGACCACTTATTCTTGAAGAAAATGAAATCTCACAATATATAAGGTATAGATTTTTAATATCTAAAAGATATGCTTATTGGAAAGTACTTAGGTTGAATAAATATCATAATGTATATGAAGATGAAATAAAGAAAAATATAGATAATTCAATTCAAGCAGTAGAAGAAATAAATAAAAATGAAGATGTTGATAAAATACTTAGTACATTTAAGTTTTTAGTTACAGATGCAAAAGAAGACCCTAAATTTAGTGAAAATCCAAAAAAAAATAAAAAATACTTATTAAATGATATTCATACAATAATAATGAATTATTTGAATTATTCTAATAAAACATAA
- a CDS encoding metal ABC transporter ATP-binding protein yields MNKKIIEVCNLNFENVLTNISLEIYEGNFIAIIGPNGGGKSTFIKLLLNILKPTSGQIKFYEDIKSKIGYVPQNATTVDGVFPATVEEIIKTAFVNKTFFFKRISHEENNYLNFLMKSFEILDLKSKLFVELSGGQKQRVLIVRALVNKPKILILDEPDIGLDNISQTKFIENINKINKENKTTIIFITHHLGMIEKYITRTFYINGVLK; encoded by the coding sequence ATGAATAAAAAAATCATAGAAGTTTGTAATCTAAACTTTGAAAATGTTTTAACAAACATTTCATTGGAAATTTATGAAGGCAATTTCATCGCAATTATTGGTCCAAATGGAGGTGGAAAAAGTACTTTTATAAAATTACTTTTAAACATACTAAAACCAACTAGTGGACAAATCAAATTTTATGAAGATATAAAAAGTAAAATTGGTTATGTTCCACAAAATGCCACAACAGTAGATGGAGTTTTTCCCGCGACTGTTGAAGAGATAATAAAAACTGCTTTTGTAAATAAAACATTTTTTTTTAAAAGAATTTCCCATGAAGAAAACAATTACCTAAATTTTTTAATGAAAAGTTTTGAAATTTTGGATTTAAAATCAAAACTTTTTGTAGAACTTTCAGGGGGACAAAAGCAGAGGGTTTTAATTGTAAGAGCTTTGGTAAACAAACCAAAAATTCTAATTCTTGATGAGCCTGATATTGGACTTGATAATATTTCTCAAACAAAATTTATTGAAAATATTAATAAAATTAATAAAGAAAATAAAACAACTATTATATTTATAACCCATCATTTAGGAATGATAGAAAAATATATCACCAGAACATTTTATATAAATGGAGTTTTAAAATAA
- a CDS encoding nuclear transport factor 2 family protein — protein MIKNPKDILEQWMQEVNEGDVEKLLSLYDNQAVLIPTFSNRLLNTPEKLRNYFEKLGNREDLSIALHEKTLITQELGNQIFSLSGIYNWRFAVDGELLNFEARFSYLIDLSKPNPILHHHSSQIPRML, from the coding sequence ATGATAAAAAACCCAAAAGATATATTAGAACAATGGATGCAAGAAGTAAATGAAGGTGATGTTGAAAAACTACTTAGTTTATATGATAATCAAGCGGTGTTGATTCCAACATTTTCAAATAGATTGTTAAATACTCCAGAAAAATTAAGGAATTATTTTGAAAAACTTGGAAATCGTGAAGATCTTAGTATTGCACTTCATGAAAAAACATTAATAACCCAAGAATTAGGAAATCAAATTTTTTCATTAAGTGGTATTTATAATTGGCGTTTTGCAGTGGATGGAGAATTACTAAATTTTGAAGCTAGATTTAGTTATCTAATTGACCTTTCAAAACCAAATCCAATTTTACATCATCATTCATCACAAATTCCTAGAATGTTATAG
- a CDS encoding recombinase family protein — translation MLIGYARVSKSDNSQVLDLQIDALVNAGVKEENIYSDKISGSKDERPGLENCLKALRLDDILVVYKLDRLGRNLKHLIQTVEDLTKRKVGFKVLSGQGVNIDTTTPAGKMIFSIFGALAEFERELIRERTIAGITAARARGRMGGRKFNLTKAQVRLAEASMKNRDTSVTELCKELKITRATLYKYISPTGELRDYAKRVLEK, via the coding sequence ATGTTAATAGGATATGCAAGAGTTTCAAAATCAGATAATTCACAAGTTTTAGATTTACAAATTGATGCACTAGTAAATGCTGGAGTAAAAGAAGAAAATATTTATAGTGATAAAATTTCTGGAAGTAAAGATGAAAGACCTGGATTAGAAAATTGTCTAAAAGCTTTAAGACTAGATGATATTTTAGTTGTATATAAACTTGATAGGCTTGGAAGAAATTTGAAACATCTTATTCAAACTGTTGAAGATTTAACAAAAAGAAAAGTAGGATTTAAAGTATTAAGTGGGCAAGGTGTAAATATAGATACTACAACACCAGCTGGTAAAATGATATTTTCTATATTTGGTGCATTAGCTGAATTTGAAAGAGAACTTATTCGAGAAAGAACAATAGCAGGAATTACTGCAGCTCGTGCAAGAGGAAGAATGGGTGGAAGAAAATTTAATCTTACAAAAGCACAAGTAAGACTTGCCGAAGCTAGTATGAAAAATAGAGATACAAGTGTTACTGAACTTTGTAAAGAGTTAAAAATCACAAGAGCAACTTTATACAAATATATTTCTCCAACTGGAGAATTAAGAGATTATGCAAAAAGGGTGCTTGAAAAATAG
- a CDS encoding DUF1826 domain-containing protein, producing MMNEKNLNLAGEWGQAENMSRHMAQDKQPTVLSDIYKAEINIAIWRRQKQFLVKEFLALNPTFQKEMILTPQDALSRISESFDNNMTEVSEDIALLVEMFCYLFELKQAGMRLKVLDKAMCPKFHVDKVPCRLVTTYQGMATEWLPHELVDQTKLGWGCNGLPDSESGLYQRKRDIQQLDCGDVALIKGTLWEGNENAGLVHRSPGLIANEKRLILTLDFM from the coding sequence ATGATGAATGAAAAGAATCTCAATCTTGCTGGTGAATGGGGTCAAGCGGAAAATATGTCCCGACATATGGCTCAGGATAAGCAGCCAACAGTTTTGAGCGATATCTATAAGGCAGAGATCAATATAGCCATTTGGCGACGTCAGAAACAATTTTTGGTAAAAGAATTTTTAGCATTGAATCCTACATTCCAAAAGGAAATGATCTTAACACCACAAGATGCACTTTCGCGTATTAGCGAATCTTTTGATAACAATATGACCGAAGTTAGCGAAGATATAGCTCTGCTTGTGGAGATGTTTTGTTATTTGTTTGAACTTAAACAAGCAGGTATGCGTTTGAAAGTTTTAGATAAAGCGATGTGCCCCAAGTTTCATGTGGATAAAGTGCCTTGCCGTCTTGTGACAACCTATCAAGGTATGGCTACAGAATGGCTACCTCATGAGCTGGTTGATCAAACAAAACTGGGATGGGGTTGTAACGGCTTGCCTGACAGTGAATCTGGTCTTTACCAAAGGAAAAGGGATATCCAACAACTGGATTGTGGCGATGTTGCATTAATCAAAGGTACGCTTTGGGAAGGTAATGAAAATGCAGGCTTAGTCCACCGTTCACCAGGATTAATAGCCAATGAAAAGCGTTTGATATTAACTTTAGATTTTATGTAG
- the pyrC gene encoding dihydroorotase — MEEFIINSALDMHLHLRDDDMLKLVAPLTSKSFVGALIMPNLLPPITTKEALLSYKQRIKEACKEDIFTPYVTIFFQVDYSYSFLKDIKDEIIAVKLYPFGVTTNSQTGVSSMDVEVLRPTLESMSKLGIPLCVHGETKGFVMDREKEFLPIYESLAINFPNLKIIMEHISTKEAITLLDKYDNLYATVTIHHLLLTLDDVAGGMLNPHNFCKPIVKRYEDRDALQKIVLEAHPKIMFGSDSAPHQKENKECHHGAAGVFNSPIVLQLLTELFEKNGKLDNLNTFVSLNAQRIYNLKPINKPITLIKKDFIVPNVYSFKNEEVVPMFAGETLLWSLE; from the coding sequence ATGGAAGAATTTATTATTAACTCTGCTTTAGATATGCATCTTCATTTAAGAGATGATGATATGTTAAAACTTGTAGCACCCTTAACTTCAAAAAGTTTTGTAGGTGCACTTATTATGCCAAATCTTCTTCCTCCAATTACTACAAAAGAGGCTTTATTATCTTACAAACAAAGAATAAAAGAGGCTTGTAAAGAAGATATTTTTACTCCTTATGTAACAATATTTTTTCAAGTGGATTATTCATACTCATTTTTAAAAGATATAAAAGATGAGATAATTGCTGTAAAACTTTATCCTTTTGGAGTTACAACAAATTCCCAAACTGGTGTATCTTCAATGGATGTTGAAGTTTTAAGACCAACTCTTGAATCAATGAGTAAATTAGGTATTCCTTTATGTGTTCATGGGGAAACAAAAGGTTTTGTAATGGATAGGGAAAAAGAATTTTTACCTATTTATGAATCTTTAGCTATAAATTTTCCAAATCTTAAAATAATTATGGAGCATATTTCAACAAAAGAGGCTATTACTTTACTTGACAAATATGATAATTTATATGCAACAGTTACTATTCATCATTTACTTTTAACCCTTGATGATGTGGCAGGTGGAATGTTAAATCCCCATAATTTTTGCAAACCAATTGTTAAAAGATATGAAGATAGAGATGCTTTACAAAAAATTGTATTAGAAGCTCATCCTAAAATTATGTTTGGTTCAGATTCCGCTCCACATCAAAAAGAAAATAAAGAGTGTCATCATGGAGCAGCTGGAGTATTTAACTCTCCAATTGTTTTACAACTATTAACTGAATTATTTGAAAAAAATGGGAAATTAGACAACTTAAATACATTTGTAAGTTTAAATGCACAAAGGATTTATAATCTTAAACCTATTAATAAACCTATTACATTAATTAAAAAAGATTTTATAGTTCCTAATGTTTACTCTTTTAAAAATGAAGAAGTTGTTCCAATGTTTGCGGGTGAAACTTTACTTTGGAGTCTTGAGTGA
- a CDS encoding metal ABC transporter solute-binding protein, Zn/Mn family: MIKKTLVSAFLLASTTAFSNMTVTTTIYPLYSIAKEIGGDKIKLQNLIPFGVEAHGFDPTPADMAKLSKSDIFITSSDSMEPWKDKIVKSLKIEQKVFDMSEHVKLRTLQEDNDKHHEDEEDEKDKKGNKHEHEHEHDGMDPHYWVSLNNYILMTETITKLFIEKDSTNKDFYIQNSNNYLTKVKALKEKYDLSMATCTNKKILVNHDAFGYFADDYGVKQYSISGMSPEDKPSAKQISELINLVKNEKINTVFFEEFASPKVAQTIAKAANVKIDTLRPGENISKEENKRGYGYLQIMEENLEKLKFAMDCK; this comes from the coding sequence ATGATTAAAAAAACTCTAGTTTCAGCATTTTTATTAGCTAGCACAACTGCTTTTTCAAATATGACAGTTACAACTACAATCTACCCACTATATAGTATTGCAAAAGAGATTGGTGGAGATAAAATTAAATTGCAAAACTTAATACCTTTTGGTGTTGAAGCACATGGATTTGATCCAACACCAGCTGATATGGCAAAACTTTCAAAAAGTGATATATTTATTACAAGTAGTGATTCTATGGAACCTTGGAAAGATAAAATTGTAAAATCATTAAAGATTGAACAAAAAGTTTTTGATATGAGTGAACATGTAAAACTTAGAACTCTTCAAGAAGATAATGATAAACATCATGAAGATGAAGAAGATGAAAAAGATAAAAAAGGAAATAAGCATGAACATGAACACGAGCATGATGGAATGGATCCACATTATTGGGTTAGTCTAAATAACTATATTTTAATGACTGAAACAATCACAAAACTTTTTATAGAAAAAGATAGTACAAACAAAGATTTTTATATACAAAATTCAAATAATTATCTTACAAAAGTTAAGGCATTAAAAGAGAAATATGATTTAAGTATGGCTACTTGTACAAACAAAAAAATATTAGTAAACCATGATGCTTTTGGTTATTTTGCAGATGATTATGGTGTAAAACAATATAGTATTTCAGGTATGTCACCTGAGGATAAACCATCTGCAAAACAAATAAGTGAACTAATAAATCTAGTTAAAAATGAAAAAATAAACACTGTATTTTTTGAAGAGTTTGCAAGCCCGAAGGTTGCACAAACAATTGCAAAAGCAGCAAATGTAAAAATAGATACATTAAGACCTGGTGAAAATATCTCAAAAGAAGAGAATAAAAGAGGTTATGGTTACCTTCAAATAATGGAAGAAAATTTAGAAAAATTAAAATTTGCAATGGATTGTAAATAA
- a CDS encoding metal ABC transporter permease → MEIFQYEFMINAFIAGVLIAILTSTLSLFVVVKRYAMLSDALAHISLLGVAIGFLFQVSTILTAIIISIIASIMIEYLRSYKKLYSDSMLSIFLSSALAMSVIIVSLSNSFNSSLFDYLFGSIVAVTSEDIFIISLFFILTILFMLVYYQKLLLISFNEELAISSGINVRLINLLFTALIGTLVAISIKIIGALLIGAIMIIPVVSAICLRQGFRITWILSTLFAIIGVVIGLVFSFYVSIPSGATIVIVLLLIFLLTLIFSKRSR, encoded by the coding sequence ATGGAAATTTTTCAATATGAATTTATGATTAATGCTTTTATTGCAGGTGTTTTAATAGCTATTTTGACATCAACTCTTAGTTTATTTGTTGTTGTAAAAAGATATGCAATGTTATCAGATGCCCTTGCACATATATCTTTATTAGGTGTTGCAATTGGTTTTTTATTTCAAGTTTCAACTATACTTACTGCTATTATAATTTCTATAATTGCCTCTATTATGATTGAGTATCTTCGAAGTTATAAAAAATTGTATTCAGATTCTATGTTATCAATATTTTTATCTTCAGCCTTGGCAATGTCAGTAATAATCGTCTCTTTATCAAATTCATTTAATAGCTCTTTATTTGATTATCTGTTTGGCTCAATAGTTGCTGTTACAAGTGAAGATATTTTTATCATTAGTTTATTTTTTATATTAACTATTTTATTTATGCTTGTTTATTATCAAAAACTTCTTTTAATATCTTTTAATGAAGAGTTAGCAATTTCAAGTGGTATAAATGTAAGATTGATAAATCTATTATTTACAGCATTAATTGGGACTTTAGTTGCAATTTCTATTAAAATAATTGGTGCTTTACTTATTGGAGCAATTATGATTATTCCTGTTGTAAGTGCCATTTGTTTAAGACAAGGATTTAGAATAACTTGGATTTTATCAACACTTTTTGCAATTATTGGAGTAGTAATAGGTTTAGTTTTCTCTTTTTATGTTTCAATTCCTAGTGGTGCAACGATAGTTATAGTTTTACTTTTAATTTTCTTATTGACTTTAATTTTTTCTAAAAGAAGTAGATGA
- a CDS encoding tyrosine-type recombinase/integrase, translating to MAKKNQYELIENSVIDDGAFLLEPYDDWKENIAFWIAQYLSQKCDEQSRRFVTEDNIPKITSIKEAILNSKDIEAIGKYVNELGVLKFKAIKQYYNNIYPFYHYMLERKAYSIKNITTTLLANYFSNTEEKQKKDLAAGKIIKVDIPKNIKNIWELSYASKVNRLTVLLNFIKFIENSNIDKESENEVFLFDIERSKISKSIQKEKRVLSVLTPKDGFQKFFNAIELVQYKDEVRERNILMLKLLMYLGIRVSELVYLKKDDITIDKNIVKFNIIGKGNKQRLLYVTYSHIKKHMIKYEKIRTESPDGFYFTTNKGKQVNDRYINTIVHNTLVAAQIEVTKKSSVHMLRHSVASYLKHTLKMDNASISKWLGHEDIRTTMIYLHYTEQEIIDMAKSFKKIGN from the coding sequence ATGGCAAAAAAGAATCAATATGAATTAATTGAAAATTCAGTTATAGATGATGGAGCTTTTTTACTTGAACCTTATGATGACTGGAAAGAAAATATAGCTTTTTGGATTGCACAGTACTTAAGTCAAAAATGTGATGAACAATCAAGAAGATTTGTAACTGAAGACAATATACCAAAGATAACTAGTATCAAAGAAGCTATACTTAATAGCAAAGATATTGAAGCAATAGGAAAATATGTAAATGAGCTAGGGGTTTTAAAATTTAAAGCTATCAAACAGTATTATAATAATATATATCCATTTTATCACTATATGCTTGAGAGAAAAGCTTACTCAATTAAAAATATAACAACTACACTATTAGCAAATTATTTTTCTAATACAGAAGAAAAACAAAAAAAAGATTTAGCTGCAGGAAAAATTATAAAAGTTGATATACCAAAAAATATTAAGAATATTTGGGAATTAAGTTATGCTAGTAAAGTGAACAGATTAACTGTATTACTAAATTTTATAAAATTTATAGAGAACTCAAATATAGATAAAGAATCAGAAAATGAAGTATTCTTATTTGATATAGAAAGAAGTAAAATTTCAAAAAGTATTCAAAAAGAAAAAAGAGTTTTATCTGTATTAACTCCAAAAGATGGTTTTCAGAAATTCTTTAATGCAATAGAGCTTGTACAATATAAAGATGAAGTAAGAGAGAGGAATATATTAATGTTAAAATTATTGATGTATCTTGGTATCAGAGTATCTGAATTAGTATATTTAAAAAAAGATGATATAACTATTGATAAAAATATTGTTAAGTTCAATATTATTGGTAAAGGGAATAAACAAAGATTACTGTATGTCACTTATAGTCATATAAAAAAACACATGATTAAATATGAAAAGATTAGAACTGAATCACCAGATGGATTTTACTTTACAACTAATAAAGGGAAACAAGTAAATGATAGATATATAAATACTATAGTTCACAATACTTTAGTAGCTGCTCAAATAGAAGTAACAAAAAAATCAAGTGTTCATATGCTAAGACACAGTGTTGCAAGTTATCTAAAGCATACACTCAAAATGGATAATGCATCCATCTCAAAATGGTTAGGACATGAAGATATTAGAACTACAATGATATATCTTCATTATACAGAACAAGAAATTATTGATATGGCTAAATCATTTAAAAAGATTGGAAACTAA
- the ribA gene encoding GTP cyclohydrolase II gives MNIDFKKSNGLVPVIVQENGTNEILMLGYMNKEAFNLTIETKIVHYFSRSKNRIWKKGEESGHIQKLIDLRVDCDEDTLLVIVEQVGNTACHTGAKSCFYRSYLQKENQRTIVSSNVANLPSKYGKFLIKAYKDGCQEHLAIMSKDFKDIEAPLVRVHSECLTGDTIGSLKCDCNNQLNLALELISKEGGLIIYHRQEGRNIGLVNKVNAYNLQDQGFNTVEANLKLGFKEDERDYSAVAYILDDLGITKMRLITNNPKKISFFEKCGIEIVERIPAITKTNKFNENYLKTKKEELGHLF, from the coding sequence ATGAATATTGATTTTAAAAAATCCAATGGATTAGTTCCAGTTATTGTCCAAGAGAATGGAACAAATGAGATATTAATGTTAGGTTATATGAACAAAGAGGCTTTTAATTTAACTATTGAAACAAAAATTGTTCACTATTTCTCAAGAAGTAAAAACAGAATCTGGAAAAAAGGTGAAGAGAGTGGTCATATTCAAAAATTAATTGATTTAAGAGTTGATTGTGATGAAGATACACTTTTAGTAATTGTAGAACAAGTTGGCAACACAGCTTGTCATACAGGTGCTAAATCTTGTTTTTATAGATCATATTTACAAAAAGAAAATCAAAGAACAATTGTTTCTTCTAATGTAGCAAATCTTCCTTCAAAATATGGAAAGTTTTTAATAAAAGCTTATAAAGATGGTTGCCAAGAACACCTTGCAATTATGAGTAAAGACTTTAAAGATATTGAAGCACCACTTGTTAGAGTTCATAGTGAATGTTTAACAGGAGATACTATTGGAAGTTTAAAATGTGATTGTAACAACCAGTTAAATTTAGCTTTAGAACTTATTTCTAAAGAAGGTGGATTAATTATTTATCATAGACAAGAGGGAAGAAATATAGGTTTAGTAAATAAAGTCAATGCTTATAATCTTCAAGACCAAGGGTTTAATACTGTTGAGGCAAACTTAAAACTAGGATTTAAAGAAGATGAAAGAGATTATAGTGCAGTTGCTTATATATTAGATGACTTAGGCATAACAAAAATGAGATTAATTACCAATAATCCTAAAAAAATTAGTTTTTTTGAAAAATGTGGTATTGAAATAGTTGAAAGAATACCAGCAATTACAAAAACAAATAAGTTTAATGAAAACTATTTAAAAACAAAAAAAGAAGAACTAGGACATCTATTTTAA
- a CDS encoding IS1380 family transposase: MGQLKIEYSDKKITPFGGMKLLKDFMDKTRVIDDLQSVNLPQGYSNAAYNPVDIVQGFWLAIFTGASRYIHADWIRYDTTLQSIFDIKRLPSQSTYSRFFHKFDMEKNSEIFPQLQQKFLSQIDVGSITIDLDSTVITRYGDQEGASKGYNPKKPGRNSHHPLIAFISQTKMVANAWMRSGNTSDLNNYSNFLDETFDVCLKDHKVGLVRADSGFYSQKFLEYFENRNLNYIVAVKFYENIKYTIGSVTKWVSITKGIEVASLRFKPDNGKERRYIIVRKLISEYPKSGGKLLFDEPTYRYSAFVTNIELPVDQIYNIYNTRADCENRIKELKYDFGADNFCLKDFYATEASFRFIIMAYNIMALFKH; encoded by the coding sequence ATGGGTCAACTAAAAATAGAATATTCAGATAAAAAAATAACTCCATTTGGTGGTATGAAATTGCTCAAAGATTTTATGGATAAAACAAGAGTGATTGATGATCTACAAAGTGTGAATCTACCTCAAGGTTATTCAAATGCAGCTTATAATCCAGTAGATATAGTTCAAGGATTCTGGTTAGCTATATTTACAGGAGCAAGTAGATATATTCATGCAGATTGGATTAGATATGATACAACTTTACAATCAATATTTGATATCAAGAGATTACCGTCACAATCAACCTACAGTAGATTTTTTCATAAATTTGATATGGAGAAAAATAGTGAAATATTTCCACAGTTACAGCAAAAATTTCTTTCTCAAATAGATGTGGGCTCAATCACTATTGATTTGGATTCAACAGTTATCACAAGATACGGAGATCAAGAAGGCGCTTCAAAAGGATATAATCCAAAGAAACCAGGGAGGAATTCCCATCACCCTTTAATAGCATTTATATCACAAACAAAGATGGTGGCTAATGCATGGATGCGTAGTGGTAATACAAGTGATCTGAATAACTACTCCAACTTCCTTGATGAAACATTTGATGTGTGTTTAAAAGATCATAAAGTTGGATTAGTAAGAGCTGATAGTGGATTTTACTCTCAAAAGTTTTTAGAATACTTTGAGAATAGAAATCTAAACTATATAGTAGCAGTAAAGTTCTATGAAAATATCAAATATACTATTGGTTCAGTTACTAAGTGGGTGAGTATCACCAAAGGAATTGAAGTTGCAAGTTTACGATTCAAACCAGACAATGGGAAGGAGAGACGATACATCATAGTTCGTAAACTTATCAGTGAATATCCTAAATCAGGTGGTAAACTTTTATTTGATGAACCTACGTACAGATATAGTGCATTTGTTACAAATATTGAATTACCAGTAGATCAAATATACAATATCTACAACACAAGAGCAGATTGTGAGAATAGGATTAAAGAGTTGAAGTATGATTTTGGTGCTGACAACTTCTGCTTGAAAGATTTCTATGCTACGGAAGCCTCTTTTAGATTTATTATAATGGCATATAACATTATGGCACTATTCAAACACTAA